The Brachypodium distachyon strain Bd21 chromosome 4, Brachypodium_distachyon_v3.0, whole genome shotgun sequence nucleotide sequence AAATACCTTGCAGTGTTGGACTTGTCAGGCTTGCCTATTGAGACTATCTGCCATTCAATTGGCGAATTATTTAATCTTAAGTATTTGTGCCTCAATGACACCAATGTAAAGTCACTGCCAAAAACTGTGAGTGGCCTTCAGAATTTAGAGACCTTGAGCCTTGAAAGGACTCAGTTAACAAGTCTCCCTTCTGGGTTTGCAGTACTAAAGAAGCTGCGGCATTTACTTTTATGGAAATTGCAAGATACTGCACAATCAAGTTTTACTCATTCCTTAGGTGTTCGGACAACTGAAGGTCTTTGGAATTTGAATGAACTGCAAACTTTGGATGAAATACGAGCAAATGAACAATTTATCAGCAAAATGGGAAATTTGTCCCAATTAAGGAGTCTTTACATTTCAGATATAAAGAGTAAATACTGCTCACAACTATGTTTGTCTTTGTCGAAGATGCAGCATCTTGTGAGATTACATGTGAAAGCAATCAACCAGGAAGAGGTGCTCAGGCTGGAATCTTTGGCATTGCCTCCTCAACTTCAGACACTTGAGCTTACAGGGCAGCTGGCAGGAGGGATTCTGCAATCTCCATTCTTCTCAGGTCATGCAAACACCCTTGTCAGGTTGAGTTTATGCTGGTGCCATCTTGCAGAAGACCCATTACCATATCTCACCAAGTTTTCAAATTTAACAAGCTTGCGTATGAGGAGGGTGTACACTGGGAAGAAGCTGGGGTTCAGTGCAGGTTGGTTCCCAAAGTTGAAAGGGATGGCCTTGGTAgacatgtcacatgtttgccaGATTTACATAGAGGAGGGAGCTTTGATCAATCTTGAGTATCTGAACCTTGATGGTCTCAATGAATTAGTTGATGTTCCTGATGGCATCGAATTTCTCCCATCCATAAAGGAGGTACACCTCAGTAGGTTGCATCCTGATTTCATGGGCAATTTGCAAGAAAGCGCGAGAATGGGGAGGCTACAACATATCCCAGTCATGTATAGGAGGTAGAAAGGTAAAACATATCCATCTCTGAATATCACATCTTGCACAACTTCCCCTGATTTTCAGTTGTCATTTTGGGGTCTCAATATACATCTGTCACAATTACTTCTCCCTTTATATGTTACTAAAATTGGTAAGAATATATGGGATAAAAGTATTTTGCTAAATAGAACTGTCATGGGCGTACATCCCTATAGGGGCACATCCCTAGGTATCCAAATAAGGGACAATATCCCATTAGCATCTCCTAAATTAGTTAGGCACGAGATAAGATAGGAATATTAAGATatggtttgttaggaaagtagaGATTAGTTTCTTAGATGTCAAGTCAAGTCTTCCCTATATAAAGGGCCCCCTGTAATCGTTATGAGGCAAGCAAGAATAAACCAATCTAGTTATACCTCCTCCTTGCCCTTGAGGTGCGGCTGCCTTTCATGGCGCCGTCGCGCCTCTTGGGTCCAGGGTCACCTCGTATAAGCCCTAAAGCCATTATCCCCATGTCGTGAACCTGGTTCATGACAGAACTTTCGTCAAAAAGTAAAATAGTACTCTAAAAAAGAATGGAGGGGTATGTTAGTTAATAATCCATCTGGTTTTAATGGTTAATGTATCCTAAATCTTCAGGTCCACAGGGGTCTATATGGATTCTGGATTCTGGAAAGTATGCGAAGCTGCTAGTACTTGTTTGGTTTTCCTATCACTTCCTTATTTCTTTGTACTACTCGTGTGTAATATATctatacatatgcatgacgATCTCAATGTTGTTTGtactattattattttgcTCTATTTTGCACAGGCATCTAGCTCTTGCTAAGTGAAAGTGCATCTTCGTCCTCTAAgtgtgttttaatttttaacgGTTAATGATCACCAACTAATGGACTGTTGTGTTTACTAAGAGGGATAGTCAAGCTATTAGGGCATCCACAAAGGTATAGTTACCATTGACTCTCCATTAAGAGTcaatcggaaaaaaaaatagacagTGGGTTGTTATGTCTATAAGCTAACTCTACATAATTTGTTAGCATTAATTCAATGATCTGTAATGGTAACGAGATTGACTCTTAAGATCTTTGCCGACTCTTCGCAAACAGTAggttcttttctctcttctctcaatATCTGTACATGTAGCCTTTCGCAGTCCAAATAAGTCAAGGAAACAAATTGTTGTTTGGTATCCATTTCCTTTACATTCTTCGTACAATTAATTTTATCATTCATCTGCTTCTTGTCCCATCCAATAGGATGATGACAGCATTAAAATTGTTTGGAAAGTTAATCTGCTTTCAAAGTAAATATCCTAGAGATTCTACTAACTTCGTATTTTCACTTTGTTACTGGTTGGATTACTGGTCGTTGCTTCAAAAGCCTGAGGCCAAAAAGAAGTTGATGGCTGGTTCTCTGATGCTGAGAAGTATGATCAGAGGTATTCTGAATAAGGGTCATGGTTGGAGTTTGTCTAAGCGCCTGTAGGGAGCCTGATGCTATCCTATCATGAGTTTTTGCTGCTCTATCGTGTCTTAATTGTTTACTGGAACTATAATGCTGGCCCCTGTGCAGTGTGATGCCTGTAGTCTATTGTCCAGTCCAGCGTCGTTCTGGCAATaataaaggaaaaaataaaagggaAAAACAAAGGTGCGAGTAACTAAGGcggaaaataataataaaaaaaaagaaacaagaggaTCAAAAACTTCTATTCCCATCCCCACTTCTCTTATCTCCCGctctcttctccctccacTCCCCATGGCTGCCGTTGGCGTCACTTCTCCCTCGGCGCCGGGCACCGTATCCGCGGccatctcctcttcctcgtccacCCGCTCTCGCGTCCGCCTTCTCCCCACCCGATTCCACGCCGCGGCTTCTTTCCGCGCGcgatgcgccgccgccgcggccgaagGCGGGGCCACGGCAGCGGATGACCCGGCCGGTGCGGTGGCAGAAGCGGCAGCGGAGGGAGACCCCGAGGCGGGGAAAGACGTCGCCGGAGGAGCCGCCACCTCGACGCTTCCTCCCTACTCCCTCATCTCCGCGGCCAACGTGCAGAAGGCGATGCGCGGTCTTGGTGCGCCTTTCTCGACCCACCCCTGTTAATCTGAAGCAGCTGTGTGCTCTGATATTAAACCAAATTAAGTTTGTCCACAGTCTAAACCAAATTAACAGCATAACGTTAGTCACATGTAAAATTTTGTGTGACTCAGCTCCTGTTTGCGATGCGATAAAATTTTCCTTCCTTCGGTAGGACGTACATGCTCTATTTCCTGTACGTGATTCCTGCACCCAAATCAGTAGTATATTTTAGGCAGGAATAGTCTAGTATAGCACATAGTTATCTGTTGGAAAAACAATTTTATTCAAGGGGACTTTTCCGTACTTGCAGCAATTACAGATGCTGATCACTATGGGAGGCTTGGAATCACCAGATTAGCTTCAACTGATGAGGTACaatgaaaatttgaaaatagCATGTATCTAATTAGTCATTACAGTGGCATGAGTACGGTACCTGATTAATGCAAACTTGAGAACATTATGAGAATCTTTTCGGTCCACAAAATTTGCATGGTATCAAACAAGACGAAACCCTGGGTGGccccactatgaccagccaATATAATCACATCGTCCAGTCATGCTAAAGTTGGATATTAGCCTAGGCATGTCTGTTTAACTAACGCTCCATGGCGTTTAATATTCTCAATGTGTAAGAAACTTTGGGATTTTACCTTAGAAAACAGATTGTGAACACActtgtctttttctttgagaTGTTCTAAGGTAAAATATTCTATCAATGCTCGAGAGGCGGAGAGGCAGGGATTTAATGTATTCttgagaaatgaaaaaaacaaaatgataaCAAAATGTCATGCTGTACCGAACTTTGGCAGATCAACCCATCATTGGTCTCACGAGCTTCTTCTTTATCCAACACAATCATGTAGCCCAGGGACCAACAGGTTGTCCATCATCAGACAACATTAAAGGGGCACACTAGTCTTAATAGTGGAGATTGGTATGTCAGGATATGTTGGCTATGTAACAGCTTATTTGTAGTTTTAAACCCTTGGAGTTTATTCTAAACGTCAATGACTCAATGTTGATACCAAGTGCCATAAAGCAGGCATATTTTAATGGTTATAAGAGGTATACAAGTTCCATAAGTGCCCACAATATGTGCTAGTAGCCTCAATTGTAGTCTGTCGAACAGCCTTATTGGCAACGTGCATGACTTTTCACATTGAGTGCTCGGAGTATCATTTATATAACCTCCATCAGAGTCTCGAAAGTCCAGAGTATAAAATCAAGTATTGATTTGCGGCTAGTCTCATATCTTGGTTACTTTCAGAAATATCTGGAATTTCCatttttgatttgatttgctCTCAAATTTTAATTATTGAGTAATATGTATATTGGTATTTATATTTGCTGGCTAACTGGTAAATTAGTAATAAGATTGTAAATGCACTTTCTAAATTTATCACCAATTGATTTTAACTTTGCAACCAGGTTAAAGCTGCGTATGAGAAGAGGTGTGAACAGCTAAATAGCCAAGGactggaagaagaggaaatcaGCAAGGAACATGATCTCTTAAAGGTTTCAGACAAAATGAGGAGTCAGGGTGATTCTCTTTACCCATTTTCAATTTCCACCACTTAAGCACATGTGCATCATTGCAGGAATCTTTCACCATACTATCAACCGAGGAAGAGAGAAGATTGTATGATTGGAGCTTGGCAAGAAATGGCCAGCCCGAGCGATATGTCTGGCCTTTCGAAGTTGATCCCATGGAATTAGCACCAGACCCTCCAAAGGTTTGTACCAGCCTGTAGAAGAATAGAGGATTTCTAGATGAATGCGCATCCATTTGAATTTGAGTAGTCTTACTGATGATTAAGCTCATCAACATGCTCCAAGCTGATCGCAGTCATTAAGAAGTGTTACttttaaaacaaaatacaaTGAAACTGTTTATAGTTAAACTGAAGAAAGAGCGAAGGTGTTATATGTAGCGGATTAACAAGAACTCATGAATAATTATGGAGAACTTCAAACTCTGTTGACAGTTCTGATTgaaaaaagggaaaccttTTATTACAGCCCTTGCACAAAAGTATTATGTTTCAGCCACTAACACGAGTTCTTTGTATTTATGATTTATGTCAATTTCGCTTTTGGTTATTTATAACTATTCAGAGGTGTGCTTGTTTGATGGGACAGGAACCAGAAGATGAGTTACCAACAAAGCTTGTCGGCTACTTCTTCCTAGCATGGTTCATAATTTCTGTGGCCTGCTCGCTGATTCTCAACAGATCATGAAGTTCTCCCTAAAAGGAGATGGATCATGACACAATCCTATCCTGCTTTAATACGAATCCTTTTCCTCCGACAGTCATACTGTTTATGTTAACTAGTTTAAATACTTTAACTTGCAGTTTGTACAGCTCAAATATATGAATCTTTATCAATATACCGAGATGCAAAGttttttgcgttttctcggggaaaaaaaaaagctctttACAGGAGTATTCCTGAGTTGCTGACCATGTATTGCGCACAGGAATACGCCATTATGGTCTCTATGTGTTCCCAGTGTTGTTGTGTTTCCCCTCGCAGAACAGATACAGATTTATGAGCTgtagtttgaaatttttaatgCTTGCAGTGCAGAAAGGGGCCAAAATCGATCAGCAGGTACATAAGTTCATATATATAAAACATATACCCTTTTTTGCgacaaagaaaatatataccCTTGAgttttaagatttttttttattatcatAAATTATATGTTTTCACAAGATTACTTGTCTTCTTTTAATAGAACAACTGCAA carries:
- the LOC100840040 gene encoding NAD(P)H-quinone oxidoreductase subunit U, chloroplastic: MAAVGVTSPSAPGTVSAAISSSSSTRSRVRLLPTRFHAAASFRARCAAAAAEGGATAADDPAGAVAEAAAEGDPEAGKDVAGGAATSTLPPYSLISAANVQKAMRGLAITDADHYGRLGITRLASTDEVKAAYEKRCEQLNSQGLEEEEISKEHDLLKESFTILSTEEERRLYDWSLARNGQPERYVWPFEVDPMELAPDPPKEPEDELPTKLVGYFFLAWFIISVACSLILNRS